Proteins encoded in a region of the Candidatus Nanosynbacter sp. HMT-352 genome:
- the gatB gene encoding Asp-tRNA(Asn)/Glu-tRNA(Gln) amidotransferase subunit GatB, producing MSVYDDYEMTIGIECHVQLATKTKLFSPADNDARDAEPNSKTHQIDFGLPGMLPVLNKHAVELAVRAGKALNSPIAHVSRFDRKHYFYPDLPKGYQTSQMYNPIILAGYVDAPLEDGSLKRVRIDHAHMEEDAGKLTHHDGYSLVDLNRAGTPLIEIVSEPDIHSAEEAKAYVSELHKLMVYAGVTYGNLYHGNMRFDVNISVAKKGATELGKRAEIKNLNSFRSVERAAEYEFKRQVDILERGEEVVQETRGWNDDKQITISQRSKEDAQDYRYMPDPDIPPVVLTDEVIAEIQSKVPMLPGEYREKWSALNLDKSVINSLLSNQDYAQITLEVQEKSGEASAKRVAHWFASALTASDEDDAQTDGESIRVAVEDLIELAEMTEKSEVSSTNAKELFNELLAGATDPRKLAEEKNLLQVSDESAIAAIVDEVLSDPASAASIADIKAGKDKAIGYLVGQVMKKSRGQANPSLAQKLIRERL from the coding sequence ATGAGTGTATATGACGATTATGAAATGACAATTGGTATTGAATGCCACGTTCAGTTAGCGACAAAAACCAAGCTATTTAGCCCGGCCGATAATGACGCTCGCGACGCTGAGCCGAATAGTAAGACGCATCAGATTGACTTTGGTTTGCCGGGGATGTTGCCAGTTTTGAATAAGCACGCTGTTGAGTTGGCGGTTCGCGCTGGAAAAGCTTTGAATTCGCCGATTGCGCACGTTAGCCGATTTGATCGAAAGCATTATTTTTATCCAGATTTGCCAAAGGGCTATCAGACTTCACAGATGTATAATCCGATTATTTTGGCTGGATATGTTGATGCGCCACTGGAAGATGGTTCTTTGAAACGTGTGCGAATTGACCACGCTCACATGGAGGAAGATGCTGGTAAATTGACACATCACGACGGCTATTCGTTGGTTGATCTTAATCGCGCTGGCACGCCGCTGATTGAGATTGTTTCTGAGCCAGATATACATTCGGCTGAGGAGGCTAAAGCTTACGTTTCGGAACTTCATAAATTGATGGTTTATGCGGGTGTGACTTATGGTAATTTGTATCACGGAAATATGAGATTTGACGTTAATATTTCAGTAGCAAAAAAGGGCGCGACGGAGCTTGGAAAGCGCGCTGAAATTAAGAATCTCAATTCTTTCCGCAGTGTCGAGCGAGCCGCTGAGTATGAGTTCAAGCGCCAAGTCGATATCTTGGAACGTGGCGAAGAAGTTGTTCAGGAGACCAGAGGCTGGAATGATGACAAGCAGATAACTATTTCTCAGAGGTCAAAGGAGGACGCTCAGGATTATCGTTATATGCCAGACCCAGATATTCCGCCAGTTGTGTTGACTGACGAGGTGATTGCTGAAATTCAGTCCAAGGTGCCGATGCTTCCGGGTGAATATAGGGAAAAATGGAGCGCGCTAAACTTGGATAAATCTGTTATCAATTCGCTTTTGTCTAATCAGGATTATGCCCAGATTACATTGGAAGTTCAGGAAAAGTCTGGCGAGGCTTCTGCCAAGCGAGTCGCACATTGGTTTGCGAGCGCATTGACGGCTTCTGACGAAGATGACGCGCAAACAGACGGTGAATCTATACGTGTGGCGGTTGAAGATTTGATAGAATTGGCTGAAATGACAGAAAAGTCTGAAGTTTCCAGCACGAATGCGAAGGAGTTGTTTAACGAACTGTTGGCTGGTGCAACAGACCCGCGCAAGCTTGCTGAGGAGAAGAACTTATTGCAGGTTTCTGATGAATCGGCGATTGCTGCAATCGTTGACGAAGTTCTGAGTGATCCAGCTTCGGCGGCGTCAATTGCCGACATCAAGGCTGGAAAAGATAAGGCTATTGGATATTTGGTTGGGCAAGTTATGAAGAAGTCTAGGGGTCAAGCCAACCCAAGTCTTGCTCAGAAACTGATTCGCGAAAGACTTTAG
- the gatA gene encoding Asp-tRNA(Asn)/Glu-tRNA(Gln) amidotransferase subunit GatA, which produces MSKISDFIGKSAVENVKEALRRAREIEEYNALLSLTEERALERAAKVDAGEISGRLAGVPFVVKDNFLAFGAPTTAASKMLENFNTPLQATAVEKLEAEGAICIGKANLDAFAHGGSTENSAFGPTKNAADETRVAGGSSGGSAVVTALDVVPFALGTDTGGSIRQPASFNGVVGIKPTYGAVSRYGVVAMASSTDTIGCFATSAKDADLVMEIMAGRDDKDMTTLPDFWNNQPEFAKKKIGLVKQCMTDDVDAEVRQKTLDYAEKLKQLGYEIEEVDLSMMQHSLAMYYIIVPAELSSNLARYDGVRYGHRAAEVKTLAELYGRSRNEGFMTENKRRIMIGSFVLSSGFFDAYYMQAQKARTLLIDEFKKLFTEYDALLMPVAPTPAFKIGENASDPIKMYLADIMTVPASLAGLPAVAAPAGNSDEGLPIGVQLIGDYKSDKNLLKLVSEVEKI; this is translated from the coding sequence ATGAGTAAGATTAGTGATTTTATCGGCAAGAGCGCGGTCGAGAACGTAAAAGAAGCATTGCGACGAGCGCGTGAAATTGAGGAGTATAATGCACTGCTTAGCTTGACGGAAGAGCGTGCGCTGGAGCGTGCAGCCAAGGTTGATGCTGGCGAGATTTCTGGGCGATTGGCGGGCGTGCCATTTGTTGTGAAGGACAATTTTTTGGCGTTTGGTGCGCCAACGACTGCCGCTTCAAAAATGTTAGAAAACTTTAATACACCATTACAGGCGACGGCTGTTGAGAAATTGGAAGCGGAAGGCGCGATTTGCATTGGCAAGGCAAATTTGGATGCTTTTGCGCACGGCGGTTCGACGGAAAACTCGGCATTCGGCCCAACTAAGAATGCTGCGGATGAAACGCGAGTTGCTGGTGGATCATCTGGCGGATCAGCGGTAGTTACGGCGCTTGACGTGGTTCCATTTGCGCTTGGCACGGATACTGGTGGTTCGATTCGTCAGCCAGCCAGCTTTAACGGAGTAGTTGGAATTAAGCCGACTTATGGGGCGGTTAGTCGTTATGGCGTAGTGGCGATGGCATCAAGCACGGACACGATCGGTTGTTTCGCTACGAGCGCAAAAGATGCTGACTTGGTGATGGAAATTATGGCTGGTCGCGATGATAAAGATATGACGACTTTGCCTGATTTCTGGAATAATCAGCCAGAATTTGCAAAGAAAAAGATAGGTCTAGTCAAACAGTGTATGACTGATGACGTGGACGCGGAAGTCCGCCAAAAAACGCTTGATTATGCGGAGAAATTGAAGCAGCTTGGCTACGAAATTGAAGAAGTGGATTTGAGTATGATGCAACATTCTCTGGCGATGTACTACATAATTGTGCCGGCGGAATTGTCCTCAAATTTGGCGCGATATGACGGCGTGCGATACGGACATCGAGCGGCGGAAGTAAAAACTTTAGCGGAACTTTACGGTCGCAGTCGAAATGAAGGATTTATGACCGAGAATAAGCGACGAATCATGATAGGAAGTTTTGTATTGTCAAGTGGATTCTTTGATGCTTACTACATGCAGGCCCAAAAAGCCAGGACGTTGTTGATTGACGAGTTCAAAAAGCTGTTTACCGAATATGACGCGCTATTGATGCCGGTCGCGCCGACTCCTGCGTTTAAGATTGGGGAGAATGCTAGCGATCCGATAAAAATGTATTTGGCGGATATTATGACCGTGCCGGCAAGTTTGGCTGGACTTCCTGCAGTTGCTGCGCCGGCTGGAAATAGTGATGAAGGTTTGCCAATTGGCGTGCAGCTTATTGGCGATTACAAGTCGGACAAGAACCTGCTGAAGCTAGTTTCGGAAGTGGAGAAGATTTGA
- the gatC gene encoding Asp-tRNA(Asn)/Glu-tRNA(Gln) amidotransferase subunit GatC, whose product MITISTSDIQHLASLSSLALTDDETDGLRQDLENIIGYIEQLGELDVSGIEPTYQVTGLSNVWREDEVQAGIPVEKLLDLAPEKQNNQVKVPQVL is encoded by the coding sequence ATGATAACTATTTCTACCAGCGACATTCAGCACTTGGCGAGTTTGAGTAGTCTGGCATTGACTGATGACGAAACTGACGGACTGCGCCAAGATTTGGAAAATATAATTGGTTATATTGAGCAGTTAGGCGAGCTTGACGTGTCGGGCATTGAGCCGACTTATCAAGTTACGGGACTGAGCAATGTCTGGCGCGAAGATGAAGTTCAAGCGGGGATTCCTGTTGAGAAGTTGCTCGATTTGGCGCCAGAAAAACAGAATAATCAAGTGAAAGTTCCGCAGGTATTGTAA
- the uvrB gene encoding excinuclease ABC subunit UvrB, with the protein MNKFRLSSSYQPTGDQPRAIAQLVDGLEKGQREQTLLGVTGSGKTFTMANIIAKRNVPTLVLAHNKTLAAQLFSEFKEFFPDNEVHYFVSYFDYYQPEAYIASSDTYIEKDSKINDEIDRLRHAATSALLTRRDVIIVASVSCIYGIGSPETYADMAIKLTVGERRVQDKFIRLLTDIQYKRNDIDFARGTFRVRGDVVDIFPAGQDIAVRVEFFGDEIERLTKIDPLTGEILDRPDQLTIFPSSHYSTPRERIEKAIVGIENEFNQRLKWFEDNDKFLEAQRLSQRTKYDLEMLKETGFVKGIENYSRYLTDREPGEQPATLIDYFPDDWLLLVDESHMTLPQVRGMYNGDRARKEVLVEHGFRLPSALDNRPLRFDEFNQHIHQAIYVSATPGDYELSHSPKPAEQLIRPTGLLDPPIEVRPTDGQVDDLMEEIRQTIAKGHRVLVTTLTKRMAEDLSAYLTENGVKTAYLHSEIDTLERGDILKDLRLGTYDVLVGINLLREGLDLPEVSLVAIMDADKEGFLRSEQALIQTIGRAARHVDGRVIMYGDNVTDSMRRAIDETNRRRAIQQKYNEEHNITPQTIQKKIDDGLRSIIPQKESDKKPKLNLKKIPKDEYPALIKDLTAQMELHSANLEFEKAAELRDLIAEIRHTM; encoded by the coding sequence GTGAATAAATTTCGCCTCTCTTCTTCATATCAGCCCACGGGTGATCAGCCGCGAGCAATTGCTCAATTAGTCGATGGTTTGGAAAAAGGTCAGCGCGAGCAAACTTTGCTGGGCGTAACTGGTTCAGGCAAGACGTTTACGATGGCGAATATTATTGCCAAGCGCAATGTGCCGACGCTGGTTTTGGCTCACAATAAGACTTTGGCGGCACAACTTTTTTCTGAGTTTAAGGAATTTTTTCCGGACAATGAAGTCCATTATTTTGTTAGCTATTTTGACTACTACCAGCCAGAAGCGTACATCGCTTCAAGCGACACTTATATAGAGAAAGATTCGAAAATCAACGACGAGATTGATCGGCTTAGGCACGCGGCAACTTCCGCGCTGCTTACGCGCCGCGATGTAATTATTGTGGCGAGTGTGAGCTGTATTTACGGCATTGGTTCGCCAGAAACTTACGCCGATATGGCTATTAAATTAACCGTTGGCGAGCGCCGAGTTCAGGACAAGTTTATCCGCTTATTGACCGACATTCAGTATAAGCGCAACGACATCGATTTTGCGCGAGGAACTTTTCGGGTGCGCGGCGATGTTGTGGATATTTTTCCGGCGGGTCAAGATATTGCGGTTCGCGTGGAATTCTTTGGTGATGAAATTGAGCGGCTGACGAAGATCGACCCTTTGACTGGCGAGATTTTGGATCGTCCAGATCAATTGACAATTTTCCCATCCAGCCACTATTCGACGCCGCGTGAGCGAATTGAAAAAGCGATTGTTGGAATTGAGAATGAGTTTAATCAACGGCTGAAATGGTTTGAGGACAATGACAAGTTTTTAGAAGCGCAAAGGCTAAGTCAGCGTACCAAATATGACTTGGAGATGTTGAAGGAAACTGGTTTTGTGAAGGGAATCGAGAACTATTCGCGCTATTTGACCGACCGAGAGCCGGGTGAACAGCCTGCGACTTTGATTGATTATTTTCCGGACGATTGGCTACTTTTGGTTGACGAATCGCATATGACATTGCCGCAAGTTCGAGGAATGTATAACGGTGATCGAGCTCGTAAGGAAGTTTTGGTTGAGCATGGTTTTCGTCTTCCGAGCGCGCTGGACAATCGCCCACTTCGATTTGATGAGTTCAATCAGCATATTCATCAGGCAATTTATGTTTCTGCTACGCCAGGAGATTATGAACTTTCTCACTCGCCAAAGCCAGCTGAGCAGCTTATTCGACCGACTGGGTTGCTTGATCCGCCGATTGAAGTTCGACCGACCGACGGACAGGTTGATGATTTGATGGAGGAAATTCGCCAGACGATTGCAAAAGGTCATCGCGTGTTGGTGACGACATTAACCAAGCGAATGGCGGAGGACTTGAGCGCTTATTTGACGGAAAACGGCGTGAAGACAGCGTATTTGCATAGCGAAATTGATACGCTGGAACGTGGTGATATTCTGAAAGATTTGCGACTTGGAACGTATGATGTGCTGGTTGGAATTAATCTATTGCGTGAAGGTCTGGACCTTCCGGAGGTCAGTTTGGTAGCAATTATGGACGCTGATAAAGAAGGTTTTTTGCGTAGTGAGCAGGCACTGATTCAGACGATTGGGCGGGCGGCGCGGCACGTTGATGGGCGAGTTATTATGTATGGAGACAATGTTACGGATAGTATGCGTCGAGCAATTGACGAAACGAATCGACGTCGAGCGATCCAGCAGAAATATAACGAAGAGCATAATATTACGCCGCAAACTATTCAGAAGAAAATTGACGACGGTTTGCGTTCGATTATTCCGCAAAAAGAATCTGATAAAAAGCCAAAGCTCAACTTGAAGAAAATTCCAAAAGATGAATATCCGGCTTTGATTAAAGATTTGACAGCGCAAATGGAGTTGCATAGTGCCAATTTGGAATTTGAAAAAGCGGCAGAACTGCGTGATTTAATTGCAGAAATCCGTCATACAATGTAG
- a CDS encoding LOG family protein — translation MTPKNVCIPRELQLQAAMFRLGKVDDEIHAGYEILQKYHKTVTFFGSARITEDNEYYQKAKDLAFQLAKEGYTIITGGGGGIMEAANRGAMEAGGKSVGFNIRLPHEQSLNSYTTDSFAFTHFAPRKIVMTLLADAYVCFPGGFGTMDEICEIITLTQTKKMAPVPIILFDKKFWGKWDDFVRDNMLPNKLISDGDEKTYTITEDITEVVGLIKNQRTCCDR, via the coding sequence ATGACACCGAAAAATGTTTGTATTCCGCGCGAATTACAGCTTCAGGCTGCTATGTTCAGATTAGGAAAAGTCGATGATGAAATTCATGCTGGCTATGAAATTCTCCAAAAATATCATAAAACCGTGACTTTTTTTGGATCAGCCAGGATAACTGAAGATAACGAATATTACCAAAAAGCCAAAGACTTAGCATTTCAATTAGCTAAAGAAGGCTACACAATCATCACTGGCGGCGGTGGCGGAATTATGGAAGCAGCAAACCGCGGCGCTATGGAAGCTGGCGGAAAATCAGTCGGATTCAACATTCGCTTGCCACACGAACAATCTCTAAACAGCTATACGACAGACTCATTCGCCTTCACCCACTTCGCACCACGAAAAATAGTTATGACACTTCTGGCTGATGCGTATGTTTGTTTCCCTGGCGGATTCGGCACAATGGACGAAATTTGCGAGATTATCACATTGACACAAACTAAGAAGATGGCGCCAGTACCAATTATCCTGTTTGATAAAAAATTCTGGGGTAAATGGGATGATTTTGTTCGCGACAACATGCTACCAAACAAGCTAATATCTGACGGCGATGAAAAAACCTACACAATCACCGAAGATATTACGGAAGTAGTTGGGCTAATTAAGAATCAGCGAACTTGTTGCGACCGATAA
- a CDS encoding carbohydrate kinase family protein yields MAKIITVGAAIQDVFLSQSDALTPVCESPEHCFARLDLGAKADVNQIHFSTGGGATNAAVTFSRQGHYASFMGAIGHDPAGQAVIADLDKENIDTHLVRYSPKYSTGYSVLLLASNGERTILTYRGASTHYHEADFDLSEEDADWLYVSTLAGNMPMLHKLFQQAKRRDMKICFNPGKKELAQKDKLLGLLSDVDVLTLNKEEMQQLVSGEDLETLVRRGLRLVPVVLVTDGVNGSIASDGKTIVRALMYDDRPSIDRTGAGDAFASGFLSEWARSGNLKNSVIMGSANASSVVMKIGAKAGILYAGTVLHAMPIQEREL; encoded by the coding sequence ATGGCAAAAATTATCACCGTTGGTGCGGCGATTCAAGACGTATTTTTAAGTCAATCGGATGCACTGACGCCAGTTTGTGAAAGTCCAGAACACTGTTTTGCGCGACTAGATTTGGGGGCGAAAGCCGACGTAAACCAGATTCATTTCTCGACTGGTGGTGGAGCTACAAACGCCGCGGTAACGTTTTCCAGGCAAGGACATTACGCTAGCTTTATGGGAGCAATTGGTCACGACCCGGCGGGGCAAGCGGTAATTGCAGATTTGGATAAGGAAAATATCGACACGCATTTGGTGCGATATTCGCCAAAATACAGTACGGGATATTCGGTGTTATTATTGGCTTCAAATGGCGAGCGGACAATTTTAACATACCGTGGTGCTTCAACGCATTATCATGAGGCGGATTTTGATTTATCTGAAGAGGACGCGGATTGGCTATACGTTTCAACTTTGGCGGGAAATATGCCGATGCTTCACAAATTATTCCAACAAGCCAAGCGTCGCGATATGAAGATCTGTTTTAATCCTGGAAAGAAAGAGCTGGCGCAAAAAGATAAATTGCTGGGACTTTTGTCTGATGTTGACGTTTTAACTCTGAACAAAGAAGAAATGCAGCAATTGGTGTCTGGTGAGGATTTGGAAACCTTGGTTAGAAGAGGTTTGAGATTAGTTCCGGTCGTTTTGGTGACGGATGGAGTAAATGGCTCAATTGCAAGCGACGGAAAAACGATCGTACGAGCGCTGATGTACGACGACAGGCCGTCAATTGACAGAACTGGCGCTGGAGATGCGTTTGCGTCGGGATTTTTGAGTGAATGGGCGCGAAGCGGCAATTTGAAAAACTCTGTGATTATGGGCAGTGCGAATGCTAGTTCGGTGGTTATGAAAATTGGAGCAAAGGCTGGAATTTTATATGCTGGCACAGTGCTTCATGCTATGCCAATTCAAGAAAGGGAATTATAA
- a CDS encoding class II fructose-bisphosphate aldolase, producing MGLSISEIRKNTTRARHLMQRTRAQRFAVGAFNIDNQETLIAVARAAQKLQSPVLVEVSDAEVKAMGLENVRDLVDNYKAEYGIEMYLNLDHGPTVEGCKRAIDAGYEFIHIDISQANHDASDEEIIAKTREVVEYAKFTGALVESEPHYFGGSSNVHTEDINYEEIKKTFSTPEGARAFVEATGIDTFAAAIGNLHGKYPVPKVLDLDLLADIREAIYCQISLHGGSGTPLHYFEDAAKIGVSKININSDMRYAFRTTLEKTLRENPNEYAIVKLMPPVYAAVQEVVESKIKAFNSVRKAVV from the coding sequence ATGGGATTATCGATTTCAGAGATTCGGAAAAACACGACGCGGGCGCGTCATTTAATGCAGCGAACACGGGCGCAGCGTTTTGCGGTTGGGGCATTTAATATTGACAATCAAGAGACGCTAATTGCGGTGGCGCGGGCGGCACAAAAGCTCCAATCGCCAGTGTTGGTTGAGGTTTCTGACGCCGAAGTGAAGGCTATGGGTCTAGAGAACGTTCGTGATTTGGTGGACAATTATAAAGCTGAGTACGGAATTGAAATGTACTTGAATTTGGACCACGGTCCGACAGTTGAAGGCTGTAAGCGAGCGATTGATGCTGGATACGAGTTTATACATATTGACATTTCTCAGGCGAATCACGATGCTTCGGATGAGGAGATTATTGCGAAGACTCGTGAAGTTGTTGAATATGCCAAGTTTACTGGCGCACTAGTGGAATCTGAGCCGCATTATTTTGGCGGAAGTTCAAATGTTCATACGGAAGATATAAATTACGAGGAGATAAAAAAGACTTTCTCTACACCAGAGGGTGCGCGTGCGTTTGTCGAGGCGACTGGAATTGACACTTTTGCGGCGGCGATTGGCAATTTGCATGGCAAATATCCAGTTCCGAAAGTGTTGGATTTGGATTTATTGGCTGACATTCGTGAGGCGATTTATTGCCAGATTTCGTTGCACGGTGGGTCTGGCACGCCGCTACATTATTTTGAGGACGCTGCGAAAATTGGCGTTTCTAAGATTAATATTAATTCTGATATGCGCTATGCTTTCCGAACGACTTTGGAGAAAACCTTACGAGAAAATCCAAATGAGTACGCTATTGTTAAATTAATGCCGCCAGTTTATGCCGCTGTACAGGAAGTAGTGGAATCAAAGATTAAGGCATTTAATTCCGTGCGAAAGGCGGTGGTTTGA
- a CDS encoding transketolase family protein — MSFLMENWQNSELAAIRVGFGEGLVDIAKKNNLVVALSADLMESVGFGQFDKEIGHPRAIEVGVAEQNLVTVASGLAAMGNIPFAASYAAFSPGRNWEQIRTTICLNNQPVKLVGSHAGLNVGPDGATHQMLEDIALMRSLPNMVVLAPGDANEAKLMAAAMAGDKRPNYVRLPREKTALFLNQSTFEIGKSYTLRRGKDVALFGTGVMTYQLLLAAEKLANEYDIQAEVIHFPTIKPLDEGAVLDAAQKCQAVITAEEGQITGGFGSSVAEVLSENLPVKMKRIGVNDTFGESGKMSELWKKHGLDVDSITHSVVDFLQ; from the coding sequence ATGAGTTTCTTAATGGAAAATTGGCAGAATTCAGAACTTGCGGCAATTCGCGTTGGTTTTGGCGAAGGCTTGGTTGATATTGCGAAGAAGAATAATTTGGTGGTGGCGCTGAGTGCGGATTTAATGGAAAGTGTTGGCTTTGGTCAATTTGATAAAGAAATTGGACATCCGCGGGCAATTGAAGTTGGCGTGGCGGAGCAAAATTTGGTAACCGTGGCGTCTGGACTGGCGGCTATGGGTAATATTCCTTTTGCAGCCAGTTATGCGGCGTTTAGCCCGGGTCGCAACTGGGAGCAGATTCGCACGACGATTTGCTTAAATAATCAGCCGGTCAAGCTGGTCGGTTCTCATGCGGGGCTTAATGTCGGTCCGGACGGTGCGACACATCAAATGCTGGAAGATATTGCGCTGATGAGAAGTTTGCCTAATATGGTGGTTTTGGCGCCCGGTGATGCTAATGAGGCCAAGCTAATGGCGGCGGCAATGGCTGGAGATAAACGCCCAAACTACGTAAGATTGCCAAGAGAAAAAACGGCGTTATTCCTAAATCAATCTACTTTTGAGATTGGAAAAAGCTATACGTTGAGGCGCGGCAAAGATGTTGCCTTGTTTGGAACTGGCGTGATGACTTATCAATTGTTGTTGGCAGCGGAAAAACTGGCGAATGAATATGACATTCAGGCGGAGGTGATTCATTTTCCGACGATTAAGCCGCTGGACGAGGGTGCTGTGCTTGATGCGGCTCAAAAATGCCAAGCTGTCATTACGGCGGAAGAGGGGCAGATTACTGGTGGATTTGGCTCAAGTGTGGCAGAAGTTCTTAGTGAGAATTTGCCGGTGAAGATGAAGCGAATTGGTGTTAATGATACATTTGGCGAGTCGGGCAAAATGTCTGAATTATGGAAAAAGCATGGCCTGGACGTTGATTCAATTACTCACAGTGTTGTTGATTTTCTCCAGTGA
- a CDS encoding transketolase, with amino-acid sequence MNVDQIVKLKKISQKLRRSVIRELSAASSGHSAGCLGFADVMAVLYFHAMQLDPENPNWEDRDIFVMSNGHYAPLLYATLAERGFFDKKELANLRKFGSKLQGHPERGSLPGIETTSGPLGCGLSQAAGMAYSLQYLGGNSERFVYCSLGDGELDEGNIWEAAMFAKKYNLSNLITIIDRNNIQIGGDTEKVMPLGDLADKWRSFGWDVQEIDGHNHSSIIQAIDKAKISRQPSVIIAHTVPGRGVDFMEYDYHWHGKSPNADQANQALSQLSEGSGE; translated from the coding sequence ATGAATGTCGACCAAATAGTGAAATTGAAGAAAATATCACAGAAATTACGTCGATCTGTTATTCGCGAATTATCGGCGGCTAGTTCGGGTCATTCTGCTGGGTGTTTGGGTTTTGCTGACGTTATGGCGGTTTTATATTTTCACGCCATGCAACTAGATCCTGAGAATCCTAATTGGGAAGATCGGGATATTTTCGTGATGAGCAACGGTCATTATGCGCCACTTTTATATGCCACGCTGGCGGAGCGGGGATTTTTCGATAAAAAAGAGTTGGCTAATTTGCGAAAATTTGGTTCCAAGCTTCAAGGTCATCCAGAACGCGGCAGTTTACCGGGAATTGAAACGACTAGCGGTCCTTTGGGGTGCGGTCTAAGTCAGGCGGCCGGCATGGCGTATTCACTACAATATTTGGGCGGCAATTCTGAGCGATTCGTTTACTGCAGCTTGGGTGATGGCGAGCTTGACGAGGGGAATATTTGGGAAGCGGCGATGTTTGCAAAAAAATATAATTTGTCGAATTTGATTACGATTATTGATCGAAATAATATTCAGATTGGTGGCGATACGGAAAAGGTGATGCCGTTAGGTGATTTGGCGGACAAATGGCGAAGTTTTGGCTGGGATGTGCAGGAGATTGACGGGCATAATCATTCGTCGATAATTCAGGCGATTGATAAGGCTAAGATCTCTCGTCAGCCTAGTGTGATAATTGCACATACAGTTCCTGGTCGTGGTGTTGATTTTATGGAATATGACTACCATTGGCATGGAAAATCTCCTAACGCCGATCAGGCAAATCAGGCGCTTTCTCAATTAAGTGAAGGGAGTGGTGAATGA
- a CDS encoding ribulose-phosphate 3-epimerase has translation MSNSVIAPAILAENAEQYKEQVDKITGLVERVHIDISDGEFAPTLTVGIPELWAPEGWMIDIHAMVNDVAEYVPKLIALRPHMIIIHAEATGDVKTALMQIRQAGIMAGLALLKPTVPRTVEELIKLADHVMIFSGELGRFGGTASLMQLEKIRLIKAINPNVEIGWDGGVAVDNAYSLVQGGVNVLNVGGVIQKSSDPRAIFSRLQQEINKTSVL, from the coding sequence ATGAGTAATTCTGTAATCGCACCGGCAATTTTGGCAGAAAATGCCGAACAATATAAAGAGCAGGTTGATAAGATAACTGGGCTTGTTGAGCGTGTGCATATTGATATTTCTGATGGCGAATTTGCTCCAACTTTGACTGTTGGAATTCCTGAATTGTGGGCGCCGGAGGGTTGGATGATTGATATTCACGCAATGGTTAATGATGTTGCTGAGTATGTTCCGAAGTTGATTGCCTTAAGGCCGCATATGATTATTATTCACGCAGAGGCGACGGGGGATGTGAAGACTGCGCTTATGCAGATTCGTCAAGCTGGAATTATGGCGGGATTAGCGCTACTAAAGCCGACGGTTCCGCGAACGGTTGAGGAATTGATAAAGTTAGCAGATCATGTGATGATTTTTAGCGGTGAGTTAGGGCGATTTGGCGGAACTGCTAGTCTTATGCAACTAGAAAAAATACGACTTATTAAAGCTATTAATCCCAATGTAGAAATCGGTTGGGATGGTGGAGTGGCTGTAGATAATGCGTACAGTTTGGTTCAGGGCGGTGTCAACGTTCTGAACGTTGGCGGCGTTATTCAGAAATCATCAGATCCTCGTGCTATTTTCTCCAGATTGCAGCAGGAGATTAATAAAACGAGTGTGCTTTAA
- a CDS encoding RpiB/LacA/LacB family sugar-phosphate isomerase codes for MKIYLGSDHRGFMLKEKVFAYLVKNGYDVQDVGGVELNPDDDFPQFAQAAALKVIGDDSEDPRAILICGGGQGMCMAANRFKGIRASVIWDAFEAKMTRQDNDSNVLCLPARVLEDNESAWKGIVETWLNTPYANAPRFNRRNAQLDELS; via the coding sequence ATGAAGATTTATCTAGGTTCCGATCACCGCGGTTTTATGCTGAAAGAAAAAGTTTTTGCCTATTTGGTTAAGAATGGCTATGACGTGCAAGACGTTGGCGGTGTAGAATTAAATCCTGATGACGATTTTCCGCAATTTGCGCAGGCGGCGGCGTTGAAGGTTATTGGCGATGATAGCGAAGATCCGCGTGCGATATTAATTTGCGGCGGTGGACAGGGAATGTGTATGGCGGCGAACCGCTTTAAGGGAATCCGAGCTAGCGTGATTTGGGATGCGTTTGAGGCAAAAATGACGCGCCAAGATAACGATTCGAATGTTTTATGTTTGCCTGCGCGAGTTTTGGAAGATAACGAATCAGCATGGAAGGGAATTGTGGAAACATGGCTGAACACCCCCTATGCGAATGCCCCGCGATTTAATAGGCGTAATGCGCAATTGGATGAATTGTCATGA